The Streptomyces sp. NBC_00435 nucleotide sequence CGTGGACCAGAGCTCGGGGTCGCGGCTGACGGCCTTGACGTCCGCGTGGCGGGTGACGGCGAAGAAGCCCGCGTGCCGGCCCGGCACCTCGTGCCAGTGGACCGGGTCCTCGCGGCGCAGCCGGGTGAACTGCGCGTGCGGGACCTCGCGGGCCCAGGTGTCCTCGAGTAGGTCTGTCTCGCCGGTGGGCGGCACGGGGCGGTTCCCTTCGTCGGAGTCGTCCGGGTGAGGCGGGTGCGGGGCGGGTGGGTGCGTCAGGTGCGTCGGGTGGGGCGGGTACGTCAGGTGCCTCGGGTGAGTCCCAGGAGGGCGCCGAGGGCTTCGACGACGAGCGCGTCCGGGACGGCGCGCGGTTCGAGGCGGTGCTGCATGGCCAGTCCCAGGAGGATGCCGAGGACGAGGGCGCCGGTCTCCTCGGGCGTACGCGTCAGCGGGGTGCCGGTGGACTCGGCCCAGTCGGCGAGGCCCTCGCCGAGCTGGGCCCGGATCTCCGTGTAGCGCTGGGCGAGCCTGTCCCCGATGAGGGGGCCGCGGGCGGCGTGCAGCCACAGCTCCGTCTCCAGCAGCAGCCAGGAGTCGCCGTGCTCGGGGTGCGGGCGGGTCAGGCTGCCCCACATCGCGGAGAAGTGGACGGCGGGGTCGGCCGGGTCGCCGGCCGCGATCTCGGCGGCCAGCTCCTCGCCGGTGCGCTCCTTCCAGACCTCCAGGAGTGCGAGCAGCAGGCCCGCCTTGCCGCCGAAGTGGCTGTACAGCGCGCCCGTGGTGCGCCCGGCCGCGTCGGCGACGGCCTCGGCGGAGACGGCGTGGAACCCCTTGCGGGCGAAGAGCTCGGCCGCCGCGTCGATGAGCCGTGCGCGGCTCTCGGACTTGCGCTGTGCCTGCGGGGTGCGACGCGGGGGCGGCTGCTGTCGCGTGCGGGACGGCTCCACGGGGCCTCCGGGCGGTTACTTATATCGGGATGCCGATATAAGTTGCGCCTCCCCTGACGAACTGTCAAGACGAACGGCCGAGTCGAACGGTCGGGCGGTCCGCTCCCCTCCGCCGGACCGCCCGGACCGCCCGGACCGCCCTGCGGATGACCGGCGCGACGGCCGGTGGGACGCTGAGGGGGTGCGTGCCCTCGTGGAGCTCCGGACGGGTACCGGCCCCCTGCCGGTGGCCGCGCGGCGGGCCGTCCGGGTCACCCTCGCGGCCTGCCTCGGCTTCTACGGGTTCCGGTACGGGCTCCACCGGCCCGTCGAGGCCACCTACGCGCTCTTCGCGGCCGTCGCGCTGGCCGCGCTCTCACGCATACCGGGCACCGGACGCCAGCGGGCCGCCTTCATCGTCCGCGTGTTCCCCACGGCCTGCGCACTGGTGGCCGTGGGCAGCTGGCTCGCCGTGCGGACCTGGACCGCCGTCGCCGGCATGCTGGTCATCGGCTTCTGCCTGGCCTTCGGAGCCGCGGCCGGACCCCGTCCGGCGGGCGCCGGACCCGGGCTGCAGCTGCTGTACATCTTGCCCAGCTTCCCGCCGTACGCCCCGGACACCCTCGGGCAGCGGCTGACCGGCACCGTCGTGGGGCTCCTGCTCCTGATCCTGGCCGAGGCCCGGATCCTGCCCGACCCGAAAGTCCCCCGTTACCGCGACCGGGTGGCCGAGGCCGCCACGGAGGCCGCCCGGTGCGCCGCCGCCCTGGAGAAGCCGCCCCACACCCTCCCCGACGCGGAGGCCGCCCGTGCCTCGGAGGCCGCCCAGGCCCTGCGGCCCTCCCGGGTCGCGGAGGCGGAGCGGCCCGCCGGACCCGGTGTGCGCGAGCGCGCGCTGGCCCACACCGGACTGGCGGCCCGCACCCTGCTGGCCCGGCTGCAGGCCCTGCCCCCGGCGGAGCCCGGCCCGCAGACAGGTGCGGCCGGTCCCGAGCTCGTACGGGCCGTCGGGGCATCGGCGACCGGCACGGCCGGCCTGCTCCGGGACGGGCGACCGCCCGAGGCGGACTCCGCGACCCTGCGCGACCTGCAGGCCTCCCTCGCGCGGACCCCCGTACCGGGGCCCGGGCCGGGGATCCGGAACGCCGCGCTCATCGAACTGGCGGACGTCGCGCTGGGGCTGCGCGGCGCGGCCGAGATCGCCGTACGGGGGCGGTCGGCCGCCCCGGCCGCCGTGGGACCGGCGACGGGGCCGGGGCCGAAGCCGGGGTCGGCCGACCGGTTCTGGTACGCCAGGCACGGGCCGGTGCGGCTCTGGTGGTACCGGCTCCACGGGAACACCGGGCCCAGGTCCGTGCACTTCCAGAACGCGGTCCGGATCGCCGTGGCCCTCGCCGTCGCCCGGACCGTCGCCGGGCTGGACACCCTGCCCCACGGCTTCTGGGCGATGCTCGCCGTCCTCAGCCTGACCCGCACCACCGCCGTACA carries:
- a CDS encoding TetR/AcrR family transcriptional regulator, which codes for MEPSRTRQQPPPRRTPQAQRKSESRARLIDAAAELFARKGFHAVSAEAVADAAGRTTGALYSHFGGKAGLLLALLEVWKERTGEELAAEIAAGDPADPAVHFSAMWGSLTRPHPEHGDSWLLLETELWLHAARGPLIGDRLAQRYTEIRAQLGEGLADWAESTGTPLTRTPEETGALVLGILLGLAMQHRLEPRAVPDALVVEALGALLGLTRGT
- a CDS encoding FUSC family protein, with the translated sequence MRALVELRTGTGPLPVAARRAVRVTLAACLGFYGFRYGLHRPVEATYALFAAVALAALSRIPGTGRQRAAFIVRVFPTACALVAVGSWLAVRTWTAVAGMLVIGFCLAFGAAAGPRPAGAGPGLQLLYILPSFPPYAPDTLGQRLTGTVVGLLLLILAEARILPDPKVPRYRDRVAEAATEAARCAAALEKPPHTLPDAEAARASEAAQALRPSRVAEAERPAGPGVRERALAHTGLAARTLLARLQALPPAEPGPQTGAAGPELVRAVGASATGTAGLLRDGRPPEADSATLRDLQASLARTPVPGPGPGIRNAALIELADVALGLRGAAEIAVRGRSAAPAAVGPATGPGPKPGSADRFWYARHGPVRLWWYRLHGNTGPRSVHFQNAVRIAVALAVARTVAGLDTLPHGFWAMLAVLSLTRTTAVQTRSTVRSALIGTCVGAVAAGTILALAGEVSFLYAILLPPLMLVGFTVAPVRGVGWAQAMFTLVVAMAFAQLSPVTWQLAEVRFLDVLVGSVIGMVCGLLAWPRGAHDELGRAVSELLRAAADDVQTVTAAFGRARDEEPDQRVRHALALTESAYAQYQAERQRPAAPVRDWQAAVMTAHHVLWGGRRPGGAPPGPHEEALVREYGARVAAGLRRAAAQADPVHATDPVSTVRPADPAGASGPAPHRPAPVGASPVFFAAMAWLDTLNSDLVLLEGAAAPASPPPSGRS